In the genome of Desulfovibrio desulfuricans, one region contains:
- the pth gene encoding aminoacyl-tRNA hydrolase — translation MDYKGVIVGLGNPGAKYDHTRHNCGFEFVSYLVDLASREGEASQQNGGKFSCELWRLRLPELGGCWLAAKPQTFMNLSGQCVQPLLAWHKLKPQDMVVVHDELDIPAGELRFKLGGGNAGHNGLKSITELLGTPDFYRLRMGIGRPPHKGDVTNWVLGRPEGEDAQNIQKSMAQAAETLFAFADKGLESAVRASRKTA, via the coding sequence ATGGACTATAAAGGCGTAATCGTCGGACTGGGCAACCCCGGCGCTAAATATGACCACACCCGCCATAATTGCGGCTTTGAATTTGTTTCGTACCTTGTGGATCTTGCCAGCCGCGAGGGGGAGGCCAGCCAGCAAAACGGGGGCAAGTTTTCGTGCGAGCTGTGGCGTCTGCGCCTGCCAGAGCTCGGGGGCTGCTGGCTTGCGGCCAAGCCTCAGACCTTTATGAACCTGAGCGGCCAGTGCGTGCAGCCCCTGCTTGCCTGGCACAAACTCAAGCCGCAAGACATGGTGGTGGTGCACGACGAGCTGGATATCCCCGCCGGCGAGCTTCGGTTCAAACTTGGGGGCGGCAATGCCGGCCACAACGGGCTCAAATCCATCACCGAACTTTTGGGCACGCCCGATTTTTACCGCCTGCGTATGGGCATTGGCCGCCCACCGCACAAGGGCGATGTGACCAACTGGGTGCTGGGCCGCCCCGAGGGCGAAGATGCGCAAAATATCCAAAAGTCCATGGCGCAGGCAGCGGAGACGCTGTTTGCCTTTGCGGATAAAGGACTGGAAAGCGCGGTCAGGGCCTCACGAAAAACAGCCTGA
- a CDS encoding tetratricopeptide repeat protein yields MKFCVSINPAVQFFALLPLLLLLGCSSAMAAEDSPALRTAVGSAKADAAALMQQGKYASAYEMYMRLLRETPDDDEVNLNLARTSMHTGRYNQAVMAYERLTEKYPSEPVLFGELAQAYMALEDRRSAESAMATALALNPNINKADSDRLLDSLEKRYEHWQIHGKVRSGLLYDSNATFGPASTSMDLGSWRIDVPDSGAKSTFGAYLGSNLDVAWKAERDTPWWVVGDVQGLARGNGNASLDNVHSRTSEWGRAAAGFRHLTPTTMLDVRFKSEVFDYQWYQNVSASGTEATWLWAVTPAWHLITRGTLDSRAYSRDGDRNGAYWTLGQYVRRYFGESNHEIMLGVSYLGGNTPEKADYCYTGIETSARVVFKLPKDFELSPFVSFEKDWYNGPATALETSNRLDQKWRTGAALTWRVTEAWSVETSYQYTHNASESAIYRFDQSLVSLGVAWSF; encoded by the coding sequence ATGAAATTTTGCGTCTCAATCAACCCCGCTGTGCAGTTTTTTGCTTTGCTGCCCCTTCTCTTGCTGTTGGGCTGCTCATCAGCCATGGCGGCGGAGGATTCGCCCGCTCTGCGTACGGCTGTTGGCTCTGCCAAGGCCGACGCTGCAGCGCTCATGCAACAGGGCAAGTACGCGTCGGCCTACGAAATGTATATGCGCCTGCTGCGCGAAACCCCGGATGATGACGAAGTCAACCTTAACCTTGCCCGCACCTCCATGCATACAGGGCGTTACAACCAGGCTGTGATGGCCTATGAGCGGCTTACGGAAAAATATCCCAGCGAACCTGTGCTCTTTGGCGAGCTGGCCCAGGCCTACATGGCGCTTGAAGACCGCCGGAGCGCGGAAAGCGCCATGGCTACAGCGCTCGCCCTTAACCCCAATATCAACAAGGCCGACAGCGACAGGTTGCTCGACTCGCTCGAAAAGCGCTACGAGCACTGGCAGATACACGGCAAGGTGCGCAGCGGTCTGCTGTACGATTCAAACGCCACCTTTGGCCCTGCAAGTACGAGCATGGATCTTGGTTCATGGCGCATTGACGTGCCGGATTCCGGGGCTAAAAGCACATTTGGCGCGTATCTTGGCAGTAATCTTGATGTCGCCTGGAAGGCCGAGCGCGACACCCCCTGGTGGGTCGTGGGCGATGTGCAGGGGCTTGCGCGCGGCAACGGCAATGCCTCGCTAGACAACGTGCACAGCCGCACTTCGGAGTGGGGCAGGGCCGCAGCGGGCTTTCGCCATCTTACGCCCACAACCATGCTGGACGTGCGGTTTAAAAGCGAGGTTTTTGACTACCAGTGGTACCAAAACGTCTCTGCCTCCGGCACGGAAGCTACCTGGCTGTGGGCTGTAACCCCCGCGTGGCACCTGATTACGCGCGGAACCCTTGATTCGCGCGCCTATTCAAGAGACGGCGACCGTAACGGTGCGTACTGGACGCTGGGGCAGTACGTGCGCCGCTATTTTGGCGAGAGCAACCACGAGATAATGCTGGGTGTGAGCTACCTTGGCGGCAATACGCCTGAGAAGGCCGACTATTGCTATACCGGCATTGAAACCAGCGCTCGGGTGGTCTTTAAGCTGCCCAAGGATTTTGAGTTGTCGCCCTTCGTTTCTTTTGAAAAAGACTGGTATAACGGCCCGGCCACCGCGCTGGAAACCTCAAACCGCCTTGACCAGAAGTGGCGCACAGGCGCTGCGCTCACATGGCGCGTTACCGAGGCCTGGTCTGTGGAAACGTCGTACCAGTACACGCACAACGCCTCTGAAAGCGCGATCTACAGGTTTGACCAGTCGCTGGTTTCACTTGGGGTTGCCTGGTCATTTTAG
- a CDS encoding CarD family transcriptional regulator, giving the protein MFTSDDLVVYPAQGVGKIERIDSKTVGGLVCELYIVRIRANNVTLMVPVNNAAHVGLRMLTPKDEAEAILESLRNDSGKAVYTGQNWNRRFREYSERLKSPSLATVAEVLRELLLIGRSKELSFGERRLQEQAMGLVTGELSEVLDVEEGKVRDELLEIYAPPPAPQEPVS; this is encoded by the coding sequence ATGTTCACTTCGGACGATCTCGTTGTTTACCCTGCCCAAGGTGTGGGCAAAATAGAACGCATAGACAGCAAAACCGTTGGGGGTCTTGTCTGCGAGCTCTATATTGTGCGCATACGGGCAAACAACGTTACGTTGATGGTTCCGGTGAACAATGCAGCCCATGTGGGCCTGCGCATGCTTACCCCAAAGGACGAGGCGGAAGCCATACTCGAATCGTTGCGCAACGACTCGGGCAAGGCCGTCTACACCGGCCAGAACTGGAACCGCCGTTTTCGCGAATATTCCGAGCGACTCAAAAGCCCCAGCCTTGCCACGGTAGCCGAAGTGCTGCGCGAGCTGCTGCTGATAGGCCGCAGCAAGGAGCTTTCGTTCGGCGAGCGACGCCTTCAGGAGCAGGCCATGGGCCTTGTTACCGGCGAATTGTCTGAAGTTCTGGACGTCGAAGAAGGCAAAGTACGCGACGAGCTGCTTGAAATTTATGCCCCGCCGCCAGCCCCGCAGGAACCTGTCAGCTAG
- a CDS encoding twin-arginine translocase TatA/TatE family subunit, with translation MFGVSMPELLLLLVVVLLLFGSNKLPEIGGGLGRAIRNFRRASSEPDEIDITPKDKKQPTSSDDPNHKA, from the coding sequence ATGTTCGGCGTAAGCATGCCTGAATTGTTGCTTTTACTGGTTGTTGTTTTGCTTCTTTTCGGGTCTAACAAGTTGCCGGAAATCGGTGGTGGGCTTGGCAGGGCAATCCGCAACTTTCGCCGCGCGTCGTCCGAACCGGATGAAATCGACATTACTCCCAAGGACAAAAAACAGCCCACGTCCTCTGACGATCCCAATCACAAGGCCTAA
- a CDS encoding ACT domain-containing protein — protein MKTEQLSVFLENRAGRLAEVTHTLAEAGINIRALSLADTSDFGILRMIVCDHEKAKVVLKDKGFTLGRTTVVAVEVPDTPGGLDSVLQTVSKNGINVEYMYAFVQREAESAVMIFRFDKIDQAIEVLKANNFVIIPAERLCAR, from the coding sequence ATGAAAACGGAACAGCTCTCTGTATTTCTGGAAAACCGGGCCGGACGTCTGGCCGAGGTTACGCACACCCTGGCCGAGGCAGGCATCAATATACGCGCTCTGTCGCTGGCCGACACCTCTGACTTTGGCATCCTGCGCATGATTGTGTGCGATCATGAAAAAGCCAAGGTCGTGCTGAAAGATAAAGGCTTCACCCTTGGCCGCACAACGGTGGTGGCTGTGGAGGTTCCCGACACTCCCGGCGGTCTTGATTCTGTGCTGCAAACCGTTTCAAAAAACGGCATCAACGTGGAATACATGTACGCCTTTGTGCAGCGCGAAGCCGAAAGCGCCGTTATGATCTTTCGCTTCGACAAGATCGATCAGGCCATTGAAGTGCTCAAAGCCAACAACTTTGTCATCATTCCGGCCGAGCGCCTTTGCGCCCGCTAA
- a CDS encoding FecR family protein translates to MIRYTFGHGALALCLILLTGTMCAAKDVGQVISYKAGVTAQREGQPVALGMKSPVGDRDVLSTDATGRAQILFDDDTTVALGSNTSLSLETVVAEGPNPAFKAKLGEGVARFITGKIVEKNPDGFSVVTPDATVGIRGTIFSVKVSDGTTIVYVTNTTKQVFVNGVLVPSGFKMSLPQGAVSPMTPADTNTIMGSVATRSSAPGSPAPLAPPSTASVGVTAPTSLAQAPLVAQAQTNQQGFGIDTFRHLNNAVVSGVLQNSDHLDAGTFNFHVNLASGIVSNGMMKPDGLGTLTGGNGSISGSSLSVTNFTNHNYSGSMTGTAATSSGILSVNGNYTILDRSDLSEVRSAQFYGSQHN, encoded by the coding sequence ATGATTCGATACACGTTTGGGCATGGCGCGCTGGCCCTGTGCCTTATCTTGTTGACTGGCACCATGTGCGCGGCCAAGGATGTGGGACAGGTCATTTCCTACAAGGCGGGTGTTACCGCCCAGCGGGAAGGGCAACCTGTTGCGCTGGGCATGAAAAGCCCTGTGGGCGACAGGGATGTGCTGTCCACCGATGCCACAGGCCGGGCGCAAATTCTCTTTGACGACGATACCACGGTTGCTCTTGGCTCCAACACGTCGCTCAGTCTTGAGACCGTTGTGGCCGAAGGCCCCAACCCCGCCTTCAAGGCCAAACTGGGTGAAGGCGTGGCCCGTTTTATAACGGGCAAGATTGTTGAAAAGAACCCTGATGGTTTTTCTGTGGTAACGCCAGACGCAACCGTGGGTATTCGCGGCACTATTTTTTCTGTCAAAGTGAGCGACGGAACCACAATAGTTTATGTGACCAACACAACCAAACAGGTCTTTGTCAACGGGGTGCTGGTTCCTTCCGGCTTCAAGATGTCCCTGCCGCAGGGGGCGGTAAGCCCCATGACGCCAGCTGATACCAATACCATTATGGGCAGCGTGGCAACTCGCAGTTCTGCCCCTGGCAGCCCGGCGCCCCTTGCGCCGCCCTCCACCGCGTCGGTCGGCGTAACTGCGCCCACATCGTTGGCGCAGGCGCCGCTTGTGGCGCAGGCGCAGACCAACCAGCAGGGATTTGGAATAGATACGTTCCGGCATCTCAATAATGCCGTTGTTTCAGGAGTGCTGCAGAACAGTGATCACCTGGATGCAGGTACGTTCAACTTTCACGTCAATCTTGCAAGTGGTATCGTCAGCAACGGAATGATGAAGCCGGATGGTCTGGGCACGCTTACTGGAGGCAATGGATCAATTTCCGGATCTTCCCTGAGCGTGACCAATTTTACGAACCACAACTATAGCGGCAGCATGACTGGTACTGCGGCAACCAGCAGCGGTATATTATCCGTGAACGGCAATTATACAATTTTAGATCGCTCTGATCTGTCAGAAGTCAGATCTGCTCAATTTTACGGAAGCCAGCACAATTAG
- the rho gene encoding transcription termination factor Rho, protein MRKKKATSTLLTDSALSLTDLKTRSMQELMELAEQYEIENASSMRKQELIFALLSTCASQNGSIYGDGVLEILPDGFGFLRSPLCSYMPGPDDIYVSPSQIRRFSLRKGDIVSGQIRPPKEGERYFALLKVTEIGFEPPEHAKNLVLFDNLTPIYPDRQLVMENGEKNLSNRVIDIMAPIGCGQRGLIVAPPRTGKTMLLQALANAINANNPDVYLIVLLIDERPEEVTDMERTVKKAEVISSTFDEPPQRHVQVCEMVLEKAKRLVERKRDVVILLDSITRLGRAYNAVTPSSGRVLSGGLDANALQRPKRFFGAARNIEEGGSLTIIATALIDTGSRMDEVIFEEFKGTGNMEIYLDRHLSEKRVFPAIDINRTGTRKEDLLLADDVLNRVWILRKILAPMSSIDSMEFLLDKMRATKSNKDFMNAMGK, encoded by the coding sequence ATGCGTAAAAAGAAAGCTACTTCCACACTGTTGACCGACAGCGCCTTAAGCCTCACGGATCTGAAGACGCGTAGCATGCAAGAACTCATGGAGCTGGCTGAGCAGTATGAAATTGAAAATGCCAGTTCCATGCGCAAGCAGGAGCTCATTTTTGCACTGCTTTCTACCTGCGCCTCGCAAAATGGCTCCATCTACGGCGATGGTGTGCTCGAAATCCTGCCCGATGGTTTTGGCTTTTTGCGGTCGCCGCTGTGCAGCTACATGCCCGGCCCGGACGATATCTATGTATCGCCATCGCAGATTAGACGTTTCTCTTTGCGCAAGGGTGATATTGTTTCGGGGCAGATACGCCCGCCCAAGGAGGGCGAACGCTACTTTGCCCTGCTCAAGGTTACCGAGATCGGCTTTGAACCGCCGGAGCACGCCAAAAACCTCGTTCTTTTCGATAACCTCACCCCTATCTACCCCGATCGCCAGCTCGTCATGGAAAATGGCGAAAAAAACCTTTCCAACCGGGTTATCGACATCATGGCCCCCATTGGCTGCGGTCAGCGCGGCCTTATCGTGGCGCCGCCCCGCACCGGTAAAACCATGTTGCTGCAGGCGCTGGCCAATGCCATCAACGCCAACAACCCCGATGTTTACCTTATTGTGCTGCTAATCGACGAGCGCCCCGAAGAAGTCACCGACATGGAGCGCACGGTCAAAAAGGCCGAAGTTATCAGCTCCACCTTTGACGAGCCTCCGCAGCGCCATGTGCAGGTGTGCGAAATGGTGCTCGAAAAGGCCAAGCGCCTTGTGGAACGCAAGCGCGACGTGGTCATCCTGCTCGACTCCATCACTCGTCTGGGGCGCGCCTACAACGCGGTTACCCCTTCGTCAGGCCGCGTGCTTTCCGGCGGTCTTGACGCCAACGCCCTGCAGCGGCCCAAGCGCTTTTTTGGCGCGGCCCGCAATATTGAAGAAGGCGGCAGCCTTACCATCATTGCAACGGCCCTTATCGACACGGGCTCCCGCATGGACGAAGTTATCTTTGAAGAGTTCAAGGGTACCGGCAATATGGAAATATACCTCGACCGTCATCTGTCGGAAAAGCGTGTTTTCCCCGCCATCGACATCAACCGCACCGGTACGCGCAAGGAAGACCTGCTGCTGGCCGACGACGTGCTCAACCGCGTGTGGATTCTGCGCAAGATTCTTGCCCCCATGTCGTCCATCGACAGCATGGAATTTTTGCTCGACAAAATGCGCGCTACCAAGTCCAACAAAGACTTTATGAACGCCATGGGCAAATAG